In the Gossypium raimondii isolate GPD5lz chromosome 9, ASM2569854v1, whole genome shotgun sequence genome, one interval contains:
- the LOC105800099 gene encoding protein TPX2 isoform X1, with amino-acid sequence MVDEIGEEEFYSIEESIEGERCFDLDYEFDAPRCFDFNHLETDCEAKEAELWFESAGSYPPSPFVIKLKWRYDMNGDGEFGNDSTDCDEHNGEPCNSYCEGNPTAKTNSRSKASLSRSSTLMKPTASYLAKQNQSRMVISNKYQKRLLKSADRLDKSNSFNEDNATKRQKLEAGYLCKAAHLKHQSLFVHKKPNKVQSLDGSLHAKPKVTIPKEPELQTARRAQRHRNKGKAESDENAKSNVHLFKALPLNKKILQAPSLPLPKKSLPQPPEFQLFHLRTSERARQHASTHAMKVPSYVSTSRNENTGLRSFKSISSLKEEKHEAVNKFKACALNKKAISSKGENGVLQNMNQTTATMKLPDEAPVELFDKLTLSAEVHSGEKPRERIALSEGLKENEPGTLLLQCQIMKVAKEKLQRNGRMQYQCRRERNAVIGQQENISRRLRLDIM; translated from the exons atggttgatGAGATCGGTGAGGAGGAGTTTTATTCCATCGAGGAATCGATTGAGGGTGAAAGATGTTTTGATCTTGATTACGAGTTTGATGCACCGCGATGCTTTGATTTCAATCACCTAGAAACTGATTGTGAGGCTAAAGAAGCCGAACTCTGGTTCGAATCAGCTGGAAGCTATCCGCCTTCGC cTTTTGTAATAAAGTTGAAATGGAGATATGATATGAATGGAGATGGAGAATTTGGCAATGATTCAACAGATTGTGATGAACATAATGGAG AACCATGTAATAGCTATTGCGAAGGTAATCCGACGGCTAAAACTAATTCTCGAAGCAAGGCATCTCTATCTCGTAGTTCAACTTTGATGAAACCTACAGCAAGTTACTTGGCAAAGCAAAACCAATCTCGAATGGTTATTTCCAATAAATATCAGAAAAG GTTACTAAAGTCTGCTGACAGGCTTGATAAGAGTAATTCCTTTAACGAAGACAATGCTACCAAACGACAAAAGCTGGAAGCTGGTTACCTGTGCAAG GCTGCTCATCTGAAGCATCAATCTCTATTTGTGCACAAGAAACCAAACAAG GTCCAATCCCTTGATGGTAGTTTGCATGCTAAACCTAAAGTCACAATTCCGAAAGAACCAGAACTACAAACAGCAAGAAGGGCTCAGAGACACAG GAATAAGGGTAAGGCAGAGTCAGATGAAAATGCAAAATCAAATGTTCATTTGTTTAAAGCACTCCCCTTAAACAAAAAG ATTCTTCAGGCTCCCTCATTGCCACTTCCCAAGAAAAGCCTGCCTCAACCACCAGAGTTTCAG TTGTTTCATCTGAGGACATCCGAGAGAGCCAGGCAGCATGCATCTACTCAT GCAATGAAAGTACCTAGTTATGTGTCAACTTCAAGAAATGAAAACACAGGCCTCAGAAG CTTCAAGTCCATTAGTTCATTAAAGGAGGAGAAACATGAAGCTGTTAACAAATTTAAAGCTTGTGCTCTTAATAAGAAG GCAATTTCTAGTAAAGGTGAAAATGGTGTCCTCCAGAATATGAACCAAACAACAGCCACAATGAAGCTTCCAGATGAAGCACCAGTAGAACTATTCGATAAG CTCACGCTGTCAGCTGAAGTCCATTCTGGTGAAAAGCCTCGAGAAAGAATAGCTCTTTCTGAG GGATTGAAAGAGAATGAGCCAGGTACTTTACTTCTGCAATGTCAG ATCATGAAAGTGGCCAAGGAAAAATTGCAAAGGAATGGAAGGATGCAGTACCAGTGTAGAAGAGAAAGGAATGCTGTAATTGGGCAACAAGAGAACATTAGCAG GAGATTGAGATTGGACATAATGTAA
- the LOC105800095 gene encoding MYB-like transcription factor ODO1, translated as MVGVDWCKVRGMGRQPCCDKLGVKKGPWTAEEDKKLVNFMRTHGYYCWRAVPKLAGLRRCGKSCRLRWTNYLRPDLKRGLLNHDEEQLVIDLHARLGNRWSKIAARLPGRTDNEIKNHWNTHIKKKLIKMGIDPVTHEPLQKPDTPQNKPNLDPNQPENLSKSCAHEFSLPTGPDKWRSSWESDDDPSINLIWPEAFLHDLSENFHGTDSWWKEYSEIGTSSKEETCFSWLVGDAGEQ; from the exons ATGGTTGGAGTTGATTGGTGTAAGGTGAGAGGGATGGGGAGGCAGCCTTGTTGTGACAAGCTAGGGGTGAAGAAGGGTCCTTGGACAGCTGAGGAGGAcaaaaaattagtgaattttatgcGCACTCACGGTTATTACTGCTGGCGGGCCGTCCCTAAGCTCGCCGGTCTCCGCCGCTGCGGCAAGAGTTGTCGACTCCGCTGGACAAATTACCTCCGGCCCGACTTGAAACGAGGTCTCCTCAATCATGATGAAGAGCAACTTGTTATTGATCTCCATGCGCGCCTTGGCAATAg GTGGTCCAAAATTGCAGCAAGATTGCCTGGAAGAACTGATAATGAGATCAAGAATCATTGGAACACCCATATAAAAAAGAAGCTTATTAAGATGGGGATCGATCCTGTCACACATGAGCCTTTACAAAAACCAGACACCCctcaaaacaagccaaatctCGATCCTAATCAACCAGAAAACTTGTCGAAAAGTTGTGCCCATGAATTCAGCCTTCCAACTGGGCCCGACAAATGGAGATCATCTTGGGAGTCCGATGATGACCCCTCGATCAACTTGATATGGCCAGAGGCATTTCTCCATGACTTGTCGGAGAACTTCCATGGCACAGATTCTTGGTGGAAAGAATATAGTGAAATTGGGACATCTTCAAAGGAGGAGACCTGTTTTTCATGGTTGGTGGGGGATGCTGGGGAACAATGA
- the LOC105800099 gene encoding protein TPX2 isoform X2, translating to MVDEIGEEEFYSIEESIEGERCFDLDYEFDAPRCFDFNHLETDCEAKEAELWFESAGSYPPSPFVIKLKWRYDMNGDGEFGNDSTDCDEHNGEPCNSYCEGNPTAKTNSRSKASLSRSSTLMKPTASYLAKQNQSRMVISNKYQKRLLKSADRLDKSNSFNEDNATKRQKLEAGYLCKAAHLKHQSLFVHKKPNKVQSLDGSLHAKPKVTIPKEPELQTARRAQRHRNKGKAESDENAKSNVHLFKALPLNKKILQAPSLPLPKKSLPQPPEFQLFHLRTSERARQHASTHAMKVPSYVSTSRNENTGLRSFKSISSLKEEKHEAVNKFKACALNKKAISSKGENGVLQNMNQTTATMKLPDEAPVELFDKLTLSAEVHSGEKPRERIALSEGLKENEPDHESGQGKIAKEWKDAVPV from the exons atggttgatGAGATCGGTGAGGAGGAGTTTTATTCCATCGAGGAATCGATTGAGGGTGAAAGATGTTTTGATCTTGATTACGAGTTTGATGCACCGCGATGCTTTGATTTCAATCACCTAGAAACTGATTGTGAGGCTAAAGAAGCCGAACTCTGGTTCGAATCAGCTGGAAGCTATCCGCCTTCGC cTTTTGTAATAAAGTTGAAATGGAGATATGATATGAATGGAGATGGAGAATTTGGCAATGATTCAACAGATTGTGATGAACATAATGGAG AACCATGTAATAGCTATTGCGAAGGTAATCCGACGGCTAAAACTAATTCTCGAAGCAAGGCATCTCTATCTCGTAGTTCAACTTTGATGAAACCTACAGCAAGTTACTTGGCAAAGCAAAACCAATCTCGAATGGTTATTTCCAATAAATATCAGAAAAG GTTACTAAAGTCTGCTGACAGGCTTGATAAGAGTAATTCCTTTAACGAAGACAATGCTACCAAACGACAAAAGCTGGAAGCTGGTTACCTGTGCAAG GCTGCTCATCTGAAGCATCAATCTCTATTTGTGCACAAGAAACCAAACAAG GTCCAATCCCTTGATGGTAGTTTGCATGCTAAACCTAAAGTCACAATTCCGAAAGAACCAGAACTACAAACAGCAAGAAGGGCTCAGAGACACAG GAATAAGGGTAAGGCAGAGTCAGATGAAAATGCAAAATCAAATGTTCATTTGTTTAAAGCACTCCCCTTAAACAAAAAG ATTCTTCAGGCTCCCTCATTGCCACTTCCCAAGAAAAGCCTGCCTCAACCACCAGAGTTTCAG TTGTTTCATCTGAGGACATCCGAGAGAGCCAGGCAGCATGCATCTACTCAT GCAATGAAAGTACCTAGTTATGTGTCAACTTCAAGAAATGAAAACACAGGCCTCAGAAG CTTCAAGTCCATTAGTTCATTAAAGGAGGAGAAACATGAAGCTGTTAACAAATTTAAAGCTTGTGCTCTTAATAAGAAG GCAATTTCTAGTAAAGGTGAAAATGGTGTCCTCCAGAATATGAACCAAACAACAGCCACAATGAAGCTTCCAGATGAAGCACCAGTAGAACTATTCGATAAG CTCACGCTGTCAGCTGAAGTCCATTCTGGTGAAAAGCCTCGAGAAAGAATAGCTCTTTCTGAG GGATTGAAAGAGAATGAGCCAG ATCATGAAAGTGGCCAAGGAAAAATTGCAAAGGAATGGAAGGATGCAGTACCAGTGTAG
- the LOC105800098 gene encoding 65-kDa microtubule-associated protein 3 isoform X1: MSTQRIDPLVQVETTCRALLNELQIIWEEVGETDADRDEMLLELERECVEVYRRKVDQANHSKAHIRQTIADSEAELAAICSAMGERPVHIRQSDQNIGSLKEELRKMLSQVEEMKKRKEERRNHFIDVLDQIEMIINEINGSTESVSSETVVDETDLSLMRLEELHRQLHELLKEKSNRLKQVQDHLNTLNSLCSVMGMDFKLTATEVHPSLGDSEGSRSISNNTLEQLGTEINKLREVKIQRMERLQDLATTMLELWNLMDTPIEEQQKFQNVTCNVAASEHEITEPNTLSDDFINYVEEEVSRLEDLKSSKMKEIILKKRAELKEISTKTHLIPDTQLEDAIEAIDSGVIDAATILEQIELQIAKVKEEAFSRKEILEKVEKWLAACEEESWLEEYNRDENRYNAGRGTHLTLKRAEKARSLVNKLPGRVEALTSKIMAWEEERGTEFLYDGTPVLSMLEDYANLREEKEQERRRLRDQKRLQGQLIAEQEVLYGAKQSPPKPQSAKKGSKQCTGVPSTKKVALGGPMLQAHKLDSVNSPRISQTRSNKKTEFMLQNDAIPASPAFKRGQDIADAPFRKHPSNGINTNEIESPLVRKPFSPISLPVSSKANMTNKLEDNGESKTLQKTIPTNDPSNNTMTPLKTISSVDEENRKPKAMHSTASVQMQTDITPPPTLQTSLVEETHEEMEQSFEEKRLALMHSDKQIPSMIQV, encoded by the exons ATGTCTACTCAGCGAATTGATCCACTTGTTCAAGTGGAAACAACCTGTAGAGCCCTTCTAAATGAACTTCAG ataatctGGGAAGAAGTTGGGGAGACAGATGCTGACAGAGATGAAATGCTGCTTGAGCTTGAACGAGAGTGTGTGGAGGTATACAGAAGAAAGGTAGATCAGGCAAATCACTCCAAAGCCCATATAAGACAGACAATTGCTGATTCTGAAGCCGAACTGGCTGCCATCTGTTCAGCAATGGGGGAGAGGCCAGTGCATATTAGGCAG TCAGATCAAAACATTGGCAGCTTGAAGGAAGAGCTCAGGAAAATGCTTTCACAAGTGGAGGAGATGAAGAAAAGGaaggaagaaagaagaaatcattTCATAGACGTCCTGGACCAAATAGAAATGATCATAAATGAGATAAATGGATCCACGGAATCAGTTTCCTCGGAAACGGTTGTGGATGAAACTGATTTATCCTTAATGAGGCTTGAAGAATTGCATAGACAGCTGCATGAACTTCTGAAAGAGAAG AGTAATCGTCTGAAGCAGGTTCAGGACCATCTTAACACATTGAACTCACTCTGCTCAGTGATGGGTATGGATTTCAAGCTTACAGCTACCGAGGTCCATCCTAGTTTAGGTGACTCTGAAGGATCGAGGAGCATTAGCAATAATACACTCGAGCAACTGGGAACAGAAATAAATAAGTTGCGGGAAGTTAAGATACAGAGGATGGAAAGG CTACAAGATCTTGCAACTACTATGTTGGAGTTGTGGAATCTGATGGATACACCGATTGAGGAGCAACAGAAGTTTCAGAATGTTACATGCAATGTAGCTGCTTCAGAGCATGAAATTACTGAACCCAACACTCTCTCTGACGATTTTATCAATTAT GTTGAGGAAGAAGTTTCTAGATTGGAAGACTTAAAGTCGAGCAAAATGAAAGAGATCATTCTCAAGAAGAGAGCAGAGCTAAAGGAGATCTCTACAAAGACGCACTTGATTCCAGACACTCAATTAGAAGATGCAATTGAAGCTATTGACTCAG GAGTGATTGATGCTGCAACTATACTAGAACAAATTGAACTTCAAATTGCCAAGGTTAAAGAGGAAGCTTTTAGCAGAAAAGAAATACTTGAGAAGGTTGAGAAATGGTTGGCAGCATGTGAGGAGGAATCTTGGCTTGAGGAATATAACAGG GATGAAAACCGATATAATGCCGGAAGAGGTACTCATCTTACACTGAAGCGCGCTGAGAAAGCTCGTTCCTTGGTTAATAAACTTCCAG GAAGGGTGGAGGCTTTGACTTCAAAGATTATGGCTTGGGAAGAGGAGAGAGGGACTGAATTTTTGTATGATGGT ACTCCTGTTCTTTCAATGCTTGAAGATTATGCTAATTTACGAGAGGAGAAAGAGCAAGAACGACGTAGGTTGCGG GACCAGAAGAGACTTCAGGGACAACTAATAGCGGAGCAAGAGGTACTCTATGGCGCAAAACAAAGCCCACCAAAGCCGCAGAGTGCAAAAAAGGGTTCCAAGCAGTGTACTGGAGTTCCAAGCACTAAAAAAGTCGCCTTGGGGGGACCAATGCTTCAAGCTCATAAACTCGATTCAGTTAATTCCCCGAGGATTTCTCAAACACGTTCTAATAAGAAAACTGAGTTTATGTTACAAAATGACGCCATTCCAGCTTCCCCAGCTT TTAAGAGAGGCCAGGACATTGCCGATGCTCCCTTTCGAAAGCACCCATCAAACGGCATAAACACTAATGAAATAGAATCACCACTGGTTCGTAAGCCATTCTCGCCCATCTCTCTCCCAGTATCATCAAAAGCCAATATGACAAACAAGCTAGAAGATAACGGTGAAAGTAAAACTTTACAGAAAACAATTCCGACCAACGATCCATCCAACAACACCATGACTCCCTTGAAGACGATTTCTTCAGTCGACGAAGAGAATAGGAAGCCAAAGGCAATGCATTCAACAGCGTCAGTTCAAATGCAGACAGACATAACACCACCTCCAACGTTACAAACTTCACTAGTCGAAGAAACTCATGAAGAGATGGAACAGTCGTTTGAAGAAAAGAGACTTGCTTTGATGCATTCGGATAAACAAATTCCATCAATGATACAAGTATGA
- the LOC105800098 gene encoding 65-kDa microtubule-associated protein 3 isoform X2, with protein MSTQRIDPLVQVETTCRALLNELQIIWEEVGETDADRDEMLLELERECVEVYRRKVDQANHSKAHIRQTIADSEAELAAICSAMGERPVHIRQSDQNIGSLKEELRKMLSQVEEMKKRKEERRNHFIDVLDQIEMIINEINGSTESVSSETVVDETDLSLMRLEELHRQLHELLKEKSNRLKQVQDHLNTLNSLCSVMGMDFKLTATEVHPSLGDSEGSRSISNNTLEQLGTEINKLREVKIQRMERLQDLATTMLELWNLMDTPIEEQQKFQNVTCNVAASEHEITEPNTLSDDFINYVEEEVSRLEDLKSSKMKEIILKKRAELKEISTKTHLIPDTQLEDAIEAIDSGVIDAATILEQIELQIAKVKEEAFSRKEILEKVEKWLAACEEESWLEEYNRDENRYNAGRGTHLTLKRAEKARSLVNKLPGRVEALTSKIMAWEEERGTEFLYDGTPVLSMLEDYANLREEKEQERRRLRDQKRLQGQLIAEQEVLYGAKQSPPKPQSAKKGSKQCTGVPSTKKVALGGPMLQAHKLDSVNSPRISQTRSNKKTEFMLQNDAIPASPAFKRGQDIADAPFRKHPSNGINTNEIESPLKTIPTNDPSNNTMTPLKTISSVDEENRKPKAMHSTASVQMQTDITPPPTLQTSLVEETHEEMEQSFEEKRLALMHSDKQIPSMIQV; from the exons ATGTCTACTCAGCGAATTGATCCACTTGTTCAAGTGGAAACAACCTGTAGAGCCCTTCTAAATGAACTTCAG ataatctGGGAAGAAGTTGGGGAGACAGATGCTGACAGAGATGAAATGCTGCTTGAGCTTGAACGAGAGTGTGTGGAGGTATACAGAAGAAAGGTAGATCAGGCAAATCACTCCAAAGCCCATATAAGACAGACAATTGCTGATTCTGAAGCCGAACTGGCTGCCATCTGTTCAGCAATGGGGGAGAGGCCAGTGCATATTAGGCAG TCAGATCAAAACATTGGCAGCTTGAAGGAAGAGCTCAGGAAAATGCTTTCACAAGTGGAGGAGATGAAGAAAAGGaaggaagaaagaagaaatcattTCATAGACGTCCTGGACCAAATAGAAATGATCATAAATGAGATAAATGGATCCACGGAATCAGTTTCCTCGGAAACGGTTGTGGATGAAACTGATTTATCCTTAATGAGGCTTGAAGAATTGCATAGACAGCTGCATGAACTTCTGAAAGAGAAG AGTAATCGTCTGAAGCAGGTTCAGGACCATCTTAACACATTGAACTCACTCTGCTCAGTGATGGGTATGGATTTCAAGCTTACAGCTACCGAGGTCCATCCTAGTTTAGGTGACTCTGAAGGATCGAGGAGCATTAGCAATAATACACTCGAGCAACTGGGAACAGAAATAAATAAGTTGCGGGAAGTTAAGATACAGAGGATGGAAAGG CTACAAGATCTTGCAACTACTATGTTGGAGTTGTGGAATCTGATGGATACACCGATTGAGGAGCAACAGAAGTTTCAGAATGTTACATGCAATGTAGCTGCTTCAGAGCATGAAATTACTGAACCCAACACTCTCTCTGACGATTTTATCAATTAT GTTGAGGAAGAAGTTTCTAGATTGGAAGACTTAAAGTCGAGCAAAATGAAAGAGATCATTCTCAAGAAGAGAGCAGAGCTAAAGGAGATCTCTACAAAGACGCACTTGATTCCAGACACTCAATTAGAAGATGCAATTGAAGCTATTGACTCAG GAGTGATTGATGCTGCAACTATACTAGAACAAATTGAACTTCAAATTGCCAAGGTTAAAGAGGAAGCTTTTAGCAGAAAAGAAATACTTGAGAAGGTTGAGAAATGGTTGGCAGCATGTGAGGAGGAATCTTGGCTTGAGGAATATAACAGG GATGAAAACCGATATAATGCCGGAAGAGGTACTCATCTTACACTGAAGCGCGCTGAGAAAGCTCGTTCCTTGGTTAATAAACTTCCAG GAAGGGTGGAGGCTTTGACTTCAAAGATTATGGCTTGGGAAGAGGAGAGAGGGACTGAATTTTTGTATGATGGT ACTCCTGTTCTTTCAATGCTTGAAGATTATGCTAATTTACGAGAGGAGAAAGAGCAAGAACGACGTAGGTTGCGG GACCAGAAGAGACTTCAGGGACAACTAATAGCGGAGCAAGAGGTACTCTATGGCGCAAAACAAAGCCCACCAAAGCCGCAGAGTGCAAAAAAGGGTTCCAAGCAGTGTACTGGAGTTCCAAGCACTAAAAAAGTCGCCTTGGGGGGACCAATGCTTCAAGCTCATAAACTCGATTCAGTTAATTCCCCGAGGATTTCTCAAACACGTTCTAATAAGAAAACTGAGTTTATGTTACAAAATGACGCCATTCCAGCTTCCCCAGCTT TTAAGAGAGGCCAGGACATTGCCGATGCTCCCTTTCGAAAGCACCCATCAAACGGCATAAACACTAATGAAATAGAATCACCACTG AAAACAATTCCGACCAACGATCCATCCAACAACACCATGACTCCCTTGAAGACGATTTCTTCAGTCGACGAAGAGAATAGGAAGCCAAAGGCAATGCATTCAACAGCGTCAGTTCAAATGCAGACAGACATAACACCACCTCCAACGTTACAAACTTCACTAGTCGAAGAAACTCATGAAGAGATGGAACAGTCGTTTGAAGAAAAGAGACTTGCTTTGATGCATTCGGATAAACAAATTCCATCAATGATACAAGTATGA
- the LOC105800097 gene encoding 40S ribosomal protein S20-2 has protein sequence MAYAAMKPTKPGLEEPQEQIHKIRITLSSKNVKNLEKVCADLVRGAKDKRLRVKGPVRMPTKVLHITTRKSPCGEGTNTWDRFELRVHKRVIDLFSSPDVVKQITSITIEPGVEVEVTIADS, from the exons ATGGCGTATGCTGCGATGAAGCCTACCAAGCCGGGTTTGGAGGAGCCCCAAGAGCAGATTCACAAGATCCGGATCACTCTCTCCTCTAAGAATgtgaaaaacttagaaaaag TTTGTGCTGATTTGGTTCGCGGGGCAAAGGATAAGAGACTGAGGGTTAAGGGACCAGTAAGAATGCCCACCAAGGTTCTTCACATCACTACCAGGAAGTCTCCCTGTGGTGAAG GAACAAACACATGGGATCGGTTTGAGCTCCGTGTTCACAAGCGAGTTATTGACCTATTCAGCTCCCCTGACGTGGTGAAGCAGATCACATCTATCACCATTGAACCCGGTGTTGAGGTAGAAGTCACCATTGCAGATTCTTAA
- the LOC105800096 gene encoding 40S ribosomal protein S13, translating to MGRMHSRGKGISASALPYKRTPPSWLKISSQDVEENICKFAKKGLTPSQIGVILRDSHGIAQVRSVTGSKILRILKAHGLAPEIPEDLYHLIKKAVAIRKHLERNRKDKDSKFRLILVESRIHRLARYYKKTKKLPPVWKYESTTASTLVA from the exons ATGGGTCGTATGCACAGTCGCGG TAAGGGTATTTCAGCCTCAGCTCTGCCTTACAAGAGGACCCCGCCAAGCTGGCTCAAGATCTCGTCTCAAGAT GTTGAGGAAAACATTTGCAAGTTCGCAAAGAAGGGCTTGACCCCATCTCAGATTGGTGTCATTCTCCGTGATTCTCATGGTATTGCTCAAGTTAGGAGCGTTACTGGCAGCAAGATCTTGCGTATCCTCAAGGCTCACG GTCTGGCCCCTGAAATTCCGGAGGATTTGTATCACCTTATCAAGAAGGCGGTTGCCATCCGCAAGCATTTGGAGAGAAACAGGAAGGATAAGGATTCCAAGTTCAGGTTGATCCTTGTTGAGAGCCGGATTCACAGGCTTGCTCGCTACtacaagaaaacaaagaagCTTCCCCCTGTCTGGAAATA CGAATCTACAACAGCCAGCACTCTCGTTGCTTAA